The following DNA comes from Capsicum annuum cultivar UCD-10X-F1 chromosome 7, UCD10Xv1.1, whole genome shotgun sequence.
accaacttctttgGCACCCTCTACTCCTCTGACCAGTGCCAATCCAACCGGTGCAACCCTTGGCCTCTAAACTCCCTCTTTTTATCTGAAGAGTCCAAAACCAACTTAGCAACCCTCATGAGAGATAGTGAAATCATCACTGTCCTCAAATCTTTCCATCCCAAGAAAGCCCCAGGCCCAGATAGACTCTACCCTCTCTTTTACCAGAAATACTGGGCCACTGGTGGTAGCAAAACCATTGATTTCTGTCATAAGATTTTTAGAGATAAGGAAATGCCTAAAGAAGCTAATACTACATATCTTTGCTTAATCCCTAAATGCCCCAATGCCAACACTATCAGAAACTTCATACCCATTGGCTTGTGCAACTTTACCTATAAAATCATTACAAAAATACTTGTTAATAGGATAAACCCTTACTTGGATCACATTATTGGGCCAACCCAAGCCAGTTTCCTAGCCAACAGAAGGGCTGCAGACAATGCTATCGTTGTTCAAGAGTACATCAGTCACTTCAAAAAAATGAAGGGTAGACAAGCTCACATGATTCTGAaaattgacttggaaaaggcttTTGACAGGATTAAATGGGCCTTCATTCATGATACTCTTCTTCAGTTCAACTTCCCTCAAGACATAATTGATTTGATAATGTCCTGTGTCTCTTCATCCTCAAtttccattctcattaatggCAACCCCATCCCATTCTTTGAACTATCCAGGGGCATCAAACAGGGAGATCCTCTATCCCCCTACTTATTTATACTCTGCACGGAGAGACTCTCCAGAAACATCAACCTAGATGTCAAGCAAAAAGACTGGAATTCTATCAGGATCTCCAGCaatggcccaaaaatgtcccatctATTCTTTGCTGATGATCTCACTCTGTTTGCTCAAGCCAATCCTAAAAACTGCAGAACTATCCTCAAAATCCTCAATGATTTCCATGAAAACTCCAGACAAAAAATGAACAACTCCTAGTCCATAGTCATCTTTTCTAAAAATTGTTCCTCCTTTAATGCTAAAGAATGCTTAAACATTCTCAGCATCAGGAAAAGAGAGCAATTTGGAAAATATCTGGAGTTCTCTATCCTCTCCCATAAACCTACCCATCAAGACTTCCAGTTTATCCTGGATTCCATGAATAAAAAGATAGAGGGTTGGAAAGTCAACATGCTCAACATGACAGGTAGAACTGTCCTCACAAAATCTACCCTTAATAGCATCCCCACCCACTTGATGCAATACATCAAGCTTCCCTAGAAAACTTTTGAAGCCATTAATAAAATCCAAAGAAACTTTGTTTGGGGTAGCAATTCCAATAGAAAAAAACTCCACCTAGTCAGCTGAGATAACCTTAACAAACCAAAAGCCAATGGGACCTTGGGCTTCAAAAGGCTGAATTCAGAAACAAGTCCATGCATGCCAACCTGGCCTGGAGACTTCTCAAAAATCCCAACTCTCTTTGGGATAGAGTCTTGATCTACAAGTACTTCAACCAGAGAGTAGGCGCCAATAGGAAAATAGCTTCCACCACTTGGAAGAATGTTCAACAGGATTGGAATACATGCTCTAAGGGTCTAGCCTAGTCCATTTATAATGGTAACAAAGCCAGATTCTTTTATGATGCCTGGATCCCCCATACAGAACCCATAAGGAACCTCATCCAAGGCCCTCTCTCCAACCATGAAGAGGATCTCAAAGTGATAGGTGCCACCAATAACAGAACTTGGGATTAGAACAACATATCTTTTAACCTACCAGAGACCATTACCAATCTAATCTCTACCATCCCTCCTCCCCTCATCACCACCAGAGATAATCACCCTTACTGGAAACTCACCAGTAATGGGATATTCACAACTGGTAGTATCTACGAAGCCATAGCTAGCACACAAGGAAGTATTCCTGAAGATATCAGACACTGTAAGGCCATCTAGAAAGCCAATGCTCCCAACAAGATTAAGACCTTCCTCTGGCTTTTTACTTTAGACAAACTTCCAACCAACCACTACCTCAGCCGGATTGGGATGAATGTTCCCCCCCATTGCCACTACTGTGAACAAGAGCTGGAAACTACCTCCCACATTTTCTTCCATTGTAGGAATGCTATCTATTTCTAGGAAAAAATGCAAGCCAAGTCTGGAACTTAGCTTGTCCAACAAATAAACCAGTTGACCAGTGAGAATTAGACTAAGTTGTGGATGCATGTTAAAGACCACATCTTCAGCCATTACACTACTTAGGGTACCATTATTCCCTTTAGCCTTTGGACCATTTGGCTTACTAGAAATGACAACTAATTCAACAATAAGAAAGCTGAAATCCCTGTGGACTTCCCCATCAACCATGCCATAGAATACATTTTCCCCATCTAACCATATCACAATAGTGGAGagaagacccaattaccccttaAATGGGATCCCCCTCCACCAAATTCCTTTACCCTGAACACAGATGGGTCCTGCAAAGGAAAAATGGGTATCGCAGGCCTTGGAGGTATCATCCGGGACCACCAAGGGAATTGGGTTATGGGATTCTATGAAAAGATTCCTCATGCAACCCCAACCCAGGTCGAGATCATGGCCCCTAGAAGAGGTTTAACAATTGTTGCTGATAATAACATTAAACCTTTTCACATTAACATTGACTCCCTACCAACCACTCAACTACTGAACAAACCTGACTCACAATACCATAATTTACTTTGTGAATGCAGATCCTTGAAAAGATGCTCCAGGCACCTCCACCAGTCCACATCTTTAGAGAACAGAACAAAGTTGCGAACGCTCTGGCAAAAATGGGACACAACGCCATGGAGTTTAACTTGCCAGTTATTTTGTctaccccctcccccctccccttTTGCTCAGGAAGTTCATGAAGACTCGGTAGGAAAGACTTATCTAAGAACAATTAATTCAAACTCTATTAACCTAGTAAGCAGAGTTGTGGCTACTGATGCTAACAGTTTTTGCGAACGTACTTGATTAATATTAACAAtcctttcaaccaaaaaaaaaaaattgactcatCACTTTGATCTCTCCAACAAGATGTCCTTTACTTTACCACAAATGTTTAGAATTAAAAAGTTGTTTGTACGCTAGAAAAGAAGTTGAAGCTCTAAGCATATAATGAAGTGGGGAATTCATTGATGAAGTCGGAATCTTTTGTTAAATGACCTTTTCAagtcttctttttaattaaataaactacaagttatttttttaggaaaatgacccatttttgAGACAGATCTATTATCTATCCGACCAATATATAGACAACTCGATTATCAATCCAACAGATCCATCATCAATCCACAGATCGATTATTGATTCGACCTATATATGGACAGATCGATTATCGATCCGACGGAAGGGAAAATAGAAGTAGGCCATTTTGCTAGTTGAAAACTTGAAGAGGCTTAATAGCCAAATTTTCACAATAGACCATTTTGCTAATTGGAAACTTGAAGTGGCTTAATAGCCAAATTTTCTTGATGAAGTCCTATAATGGGTACTTATGCTGATGTTTTATATGTGAGCCAACTCTATGTTAGATCTTTGTGTCAAAGATGTAAAATTTGAAAGTATGATGCTTCATATGCACCAAATTCAGTAGAATCTACATTGTTAAATCTGCAAAAGTTAATTGGAAACTTTAAGCACCATTATTGGTAACAAGGTATAAACTTTATTATGACATCAAAAAGGTTGGAACAAACCAACAATTCAATTTTGAGTTTCCCTTTAGTCAGGGAAAACCATACAACAGATGAATAGTGTTTAATTTATGTACAAAAAATTGGCTCAATGGGTTGCTTCTATCTCCCTAGAGCTTTATTTCATCTTGGACTTAAGGTCTAGATGGGAGAATTACAACAGAACATGATACGCTTACCTCTGATGTATTTACAAAGTTGTCCAGAAGTAACCAAGTGATCGTCATTATCGTTGTTTGTTTAGGTGGATATGTTGTAGTAAGCTGCCAAAATTGATGTCGAAAAGTTGCAGCTCTAGCCTTCAAGCAAAGATCTTAGATTCTGAAGCCCTTCGGCGGATATACTTTTCCTTATTCTTGGTCTTTGAAAAACAATAGGAGGTGGAGGCTCGGAGTGAAAACATACCATGACTACTGTTAAGTTGTCTATGGCACTGCGCTTTTTGGCCTCGTCTACTATTTCCTTGCAGCATCGCCTTACATTGTTATGCTCCTGCAGTCTTCTCCGAGCAAAATCAACTGCGTTTTGGCTTCGGAAAACATCCCATATTCCATCGCTACCGATGATCAGGAACTCGTCTTCCTTAGTCAACGTCAACAACTTAAGTTCAGGTTCAGCACTCAATGGCCCGCCCTTCTCAACTTCCTTCAATCCTTTAATGTGCCAGTCACCTAATGCCCGGCTCACGCCTATCTGTCCATTCAAATAGCCATCATCGACAAATCCACCCACGGACTCTATGCGAGATCTTTCAGTAACACAACAAGGTCTGTGATCCTTTGACATTTCTATAGCCAGTCCGCGTCGAGATACAACTGCTCGACAATCACCAGCATTTGCCACAAGTAGTGATCTGTTCATAAGACAACACATGAGTATAGAGAACTGACGAAAGCAGCTAATAGTAGCATATAAATTTCTGAACATAGCGTAATGAGATGATAAATGTCAGCTTATTAAGTACAATTTGCACTGATTGTCAACAAAGTTAACCATATTCCTTGCTGAATGAAATAATGTTCTCCCCTAGTACCAACTACTTGTGCAGGAATACGCGAATAACAAAAACCTCAACCAAACTTCAGACTCTGTCATTTCACAATTGAAACATAAATCCTACCATAAAAAATGTAAGATTGTGAATGGAACAAAACAAAAACAGGAGACAAAGTTAGGCACAGGAATAAATTACCTTCCAAATATCATTGCAGTGAGTGCAGTAGTGCCCGAGGACAATGCTGAGTCAACAGAGCATGACTTGGCGAAGGCAGCATCTGTCTTATCGAAAGATCTTGTCACTACTTTCTCAAGTTCCAGAGGAAAATCAGCATCCTCGACAATGACCTTTGGTAAGTAATCACGAACAAATTGTGATGCTCCCTTCCCTCCATGCCCATCAAAGACCTGCCAGTAGAATTGTTTGCATTAGGCATCATCTGAGTAGAATATCACAcagaagaaactcccaagcctGCCTAGAGAACATGGCTCCTCCcctcacacacaaaaaaaaaagagaaaaaaaaaaaactaaacaaaggCGTCTGTGCTCCTCCTTGTGGtaccaaaaagaggaaaaaaaaaaaaaaaaaaaggagctcAATTTCATTCTAATCCATATAAATTGAAGGAAACAATGAAAAGCGGGACATAGTCGTAAGTAGAATCTAAGATATGCATTTAGCACAGCAGTAGTTCAATTACTGGTGCTCTACGTACTGCTGTTCAATAGGTTCATTCCAAGACTCCCAGAAGAAGCAACACCTTTGTAATTCCATGGTGAGTTGTGTTATGCTTTAACTTTGGAGAGATGCAGTCTTTTGAGTTTTTTTGTCCAAGAAAGAGTCGTTATTTTGGACAATGCTAAACTCAAGGAGTCAGTTGTCACCTAAGCTTTTCATACTTCTCTTTGATAAGAAATACCACCGAACATTTCGCTCTACCAgaaaatacttaaaattatctTCAGCACAGTATTTGCAGTAACATGACAAAAGAAGTACTCATACGGTGAAGAGATGTGCCCATCTCACAACTCTAACGAGTAGGGCACTCCAGTTTGTGACTTCATAGTGTAGGTCTTTTTTACGCATTACTTCCTATGTTCACAGAGAAAGAGCTAAGCTAAACTTTACTGACAGTTAAATTCGGCCTAAAGATATATTAGTAAATAGTCAAGAGTGACATATATGATGTCCAATGAGGTTAAAGAACTTACTCCATAAAAGGAAATAGCATCCTCACCAAGTATATTATGGCCAAAATTCTTAGCTAGGTCCGCAATACATATGTGTGTGTCTTCCATGTCAAGGCGACCTCCAATGTCGGACCAATCTCCAGACCTAAGGGTCGGGAGGAAGTTACTAAAGAGTATCTGTTTCCGATCTGCAATAGTTGTGTCTTCTGAAATACTTTCCAGCTGCAGAAAGGAAAGAAACTAATTAAGGTGAAGAAATAGTTTGTATTCGAGCAACAAGCTTAGGAACTTCAGTGCAAATTCTCTGTTTAGGAAGCTTACGTAGTATGACTGTACAACTTTGATAATGATATACAATACATGAATTTGTTAGCTCTAAATCATTTGCTACATATGTCGACAGGCGAAAAGATTCTATGAAGGACcacaaaatttcttgaaattgttTTTTCAGAAGACAATGATTGAAAACTATCatcaggaaatttccaagtccataaaaagatgaaaaaacatGTACATGAAATTTAGGTTCACTATATTCTGATGTGAAAAGTTAGAGAATAACTACATATGCAAATTACAAAGCATAAAACCCCTATTATTCATAAATTGACCATCTAACAGAAGAAGGTAGTAAAAACACACATATAACATAGATGTGGATGGAGCCCATTACTAAAGTTTCAACAAATACTAATTTTGAACCAATAATTTCAAAAACATACCCCGTG
Coding sequences within:
- the LOC107877689 gene encoding probable protein phosphatase 2C 27 codes for the protein MCIQEAMENLAISNTDDNSEPEFQHSTSVMNNSFPLESISEDTTIADRKQILFSNFLPTLRSGDWSDIGGRLDMEDTHICIADLAKNFGHNILGEDAISFYGVFDGHGGKGASQFVRDYLPKVIVEDADFPLELEKVVTRSFDKTDAAFAKSCSVDSALSSGTTALTAMIFGRSLLVANAGDCRAVVSRRGLAIEMSKDHRPCCVTERSRIESVGGFVDDGYLNGQIGVSRALGDWHIKGLKEVEKGGPLSAEPELKLLTLTKEDEFLIIGSDGIWDVFRSQNAVDFARRRLQEHNNVRRCCKEIVDEAKKRSAIDNLTVVMVCFHSEPPPPIVFQRPRIRKSISAEGLQNLRSLLEG